One window of the Candidatus Bathyarchaeia archaeon genome contains the following:
- a CDS encoding ABC transporter ATP-binding protein — MVGEHLNVKNLVMYYRTMRGEVRAVDDVSFSLSKGETIAIIGESGCGKSSLAKSIIRLLPRNVSVYKGVIMFNGTNIAGLDEEEFRKRIRWSKITYVPQAALNSLNPVVKVGEQMIEPLILIHKMDKREALKKAVEALRKVGISESFIECYPFELSGGMKQRIIIAMALLTNPELMILDEPTSSLDVLTQASIMNLLKSIKRDVGLSMIFITHDIGLSSELADKIAVMYAGQIVEFNTTEKFYGDPKHPYSQKLMESVPTLRTDKKLGFIPGSPPSLLNPPRGCRFAERCPFAFGKCIEDPPITYLNEDFYVKCWLYAKE; from the coding sequence ATGGTCGGGGAACACTTGAACGTAAAGAATTTAGTGATGTATTACAGGACGATGAGGGGCGAAGTTAGAGCGGTCGATGACGTGTCCTTTTCATTATCTAAAGGGGAAACGATCGCCATAATAGGTGAATCTGGCTGCGGAAAGAGTTCACTAGCAAAGTCAATAATAAGGTTGCTGCCCAGAAATGTTTCTGTATACAAGGGTGTGATCATGTTTAACGGCACAAACATAGCGGGTTTAGACGAAGAAGAATTCAGGAAGAGAATTAGATGGAGTAAGATTACGTATGTCCCGCAGGCAGCGCTGAATTCCTTGAACCCTGTAGTTAAGGTTGGAGAGCAGATGATAGAGCCCCTCATCCTAATCCATAAGATGGATAAAAGGGAAGCACTTAAGAAGGCTGTTGAAGCATTAAGAAAAGTTGGCATAAGTGAAAGCTTCATAGAGTGCTATCCATTTGAGTTAAGCGGTGGAATGAAGCAGCGAATAATAATAGCGATGGCTCTCCTTACAAACCCGGAACTGATGATTCTAGATGAGCCTACCTCCTCCCTGGACGTGTTAACTCAAGCTAGCATCATGAACCTTTTAAAGAGCATTAAGAGAGATGTAGGGTTAAGTATGATATTTATAACCCATGACATCGGGCTCTCAAGCGAATTAGCGGATAAAATTGCGGTGATGTACGCTGGCCAAATAGTTGAGTTTAATACGACGGAAAAATTTTATGGCGATCCGAAGCACCCATACTCCCAAAAGTTAATGGAGAGCGTCCCGACGCTTAGAACCGATAAGAAGCTAGGTTTCATACCCGGCTCGCCGCCTAGCCTCTTAAATCCGCCTAGGGGATGTAGGTTCGCTGAAAGATGCCCATTTGCCTTCGGTAAATGCATTGAGGATCCTCCTATAACCTATTTGAATGAAGATTTTTATGTTAAATGTTGGCTTTATGCGAAGGAGTAG
- a CDS encoding ABC transporter permease: MSKVKQALSQLLLYKSALIGSIIILFLVGVSIYTIITLPYEEATRLWRAGEQYWLDNPRNALPSWMNIFSQKRLPETIVLTTEKAQVGVSKAIVPTEKFSIIKIKFSFNYEYDDFPSEINLFFKAKFNESSPYLTIYWVKPNGDQINLKTLLVSREDRYYVSGDEDVAKDLRRYISKKINVTIEYETPVTILLFAQEDASILNPDTVKVMKGTYELLIDGIAFESNADLNAKLVVYGKVYGLAGTDHYRRDLSIALLWGTPIALSFGVTASVTIALIQMFIGAISAWFGGKADTVLQRVTEVFMILPFLPLLIMISTFYKFNIWVLLAVVIALTVFGSGVKNYRAIFLQVKEFPYVEAARAYGAGNLRIIMFYLIPKVLPTMIPSIVISVADFVFLEAALAILGLGDPLAPTWGKIIDDAYTQGALYKGLYYWVLQPSVMLALTSLSFAMLGFALDKIFNPRLKEM, encoded by the coding sequence TTGTCGAAGGTTAAGCAAGCCTTAAGTCAATTACTGCTTTACAAGTCTGCGCTCATTGGATCAATCATCATCCTGTTTCTAGTCGGGGTCTCTATTTATACGATCATAACCCTACCCTATGAGGAAGCTACGCGGCTCTGGAGAGCTGGCGAACAGTATTGGCTGGATAACCCACGTAACGCCCTACCATCATGGATGAACATTTTTTCACAGAAAAGGCTTCCAGAAACAATAGTTTTAACCACGGAGAAAGCTCAAGTAGGCGTCTCTAAGGCGATAGTTCCCACTGAAAAGTTCAGTATTATTAAGATTAAGTTTTCATTTAACTATGAATATGATGATTTTCCAAGCGAAATAAACCTGTTTTTTAAGGCGAAATTTAACGAATCTAGCCCCTATTTGACAATTTACTGGGTTAAACCCAATGGGGACCAAATAAATCTAAAGACGCTTTTAGTATCGAGGGAAGATAGATATTATGTGTCAGGCGACGAGGATGTGGCTAAGGATCTTAGGAGATATATTTCAAAGAAGATCAACGTTACTATAGAATATGAGACACCGGTCACAATTCTGCTCTTTGCGCAGGAGGATGCCAGTATTTTGAACCCTGACACGGTTAAAGTTATGAAGGGAACATATGAGCTTCTAATAGATGGTATCGCCTTCGAGTCTAATGCGGATCTGAATGCTAAATTAGTAGTGTATGGCAAGGTTTATGGATTGGCTGGTACAGATCATTATAGAAGGGATCTAAGCATAGCGCTCTTATGGGGCACGCCTATAGCGCTCTCCTTCGGCGTAACCGCTTCGGTCACAATAGCTTTAATACAGATGTTTATCGGAGCCATTAGCGCCTGGTTTGGAGGGAAGGCGGATACTGTTCTACAAAGGGTTACCGAAGTCTTTATGATTCTTCCATTCCTACCGCTACTAATAATGATATCCACGTTCTATAAGTTCAATATATGGGTTCTTTTAGCAGTTGTCATAGCGCTCACGGTGTTCGGCAGTGGTGTTAAAAATTATAGAGCAATTTTCCTACAGGTCAAGGAATTTCCATACGTGGAGGCTGCTAGAGCCTACGGGGCTGGTAACCTTAGAATAATAATGTTTTATTTGATCCCGAAGGTTCTCCCAACAATGATTCCATCAATAGTTATCTCGGTTGCAGACTTCGTCTTCCTTGAGGCCGCGTTGGCGATACTTGGCTTAGGTGACCCGTTAGCCCCTACATGGGGGAAAATAATTGATGACGCATATACGCAGGGAGCATTATATAAAGGGTTATATTACTGGGTTTTACAACCGTCAGTAATGTTAGCTTTGACCTCGCTAAGCTTCGCGATGCTGGGCTTCGCACTAGATAAAATATTTAATCCAAGGTTAAAGGAGATGTAA
- a CDS encoding ABC transporter substrate-binding protein, whose protein sequence is MKFKTNILAAFLLTTFALSIVLANVPAASAQAAPKGPWVDEVVFSVETDEAKTVDMLLKNEIQVYFRDIRDPELFKKIKASPDLWYVTSYGLYFELTFNPVGPEFPATGKLNPFSVPQIREAMNYLVDRKYICDEIMAGMGVPRYTTLTPAFPDYARYADVVKEIEREYSYNFEKAREIITEEMIKLGAQLVGGKWHYKDEPVTIIFIIRVEDQRRAIGDYVASQLEKLGFTVDRQYKTSREAAPIWIRGNPADGKWHVYTGGWITTLVSRDEADNFGFFYTPRAGLGPLWSAYKPAPEFDYVAGRLWTRDYRTIEERDDLMRKALTLSMKDSVRVWLVSQTAPWPARKEVSLTYDLAAGFSGARLWPYTIRYIDKVGGTVRIMSTDLLVDPINPVSGSDWIYDAMFYRALSDPAVMPDPFTGLYWPQRVKKAEVYVEKGLPVDVTLDWVSLKFVDEIAVPTDAWYDWNPEKQEIVYAPSGTKAKTKTVVYYDDNLFNIKFHDGSKLSLADFVFAYILTFDRAKSESPVYDESYVPTFEAFREYFKGFKILSTNPLVIEYYSDQLYLDAEWIAWAAATAFYPEYTYGPAPWHMVAIGWLAEADNKLAFSADKAESLKVEWMSYIAGPSIPILAESLDKAISEKFIPYKNVLGKYVSEAEALERYNNLKRWYEAKGHFLIGHGPFYLDRVDPTARIVVLKANREFIDSADKWLKFSKPMIPEVKIAAAPKIVPGLSAEIRVSVTFEGKPYGAADMSYVKYIVTSPTITLIGTAEPVADGEWVIKLKPEETSMLAAGAASIDVIAVSKLVGMPVSASGSAIVMSETEYLMSELAKAKADYEIKMSDLKSGLEGKINELNARIDELRGMVGAATTAMYVGVIAIILSVVAIILPMLRKK, encoded by the coding sequence ATGAAATTTAAAACAAATATATTAGCAGCATTCCTTCTGACAACCTTTGCTCTTAGCATAGTGTTAGCAAATGTTCCTGCGGCTTCAGCTCAAGCTGCCCCCAAGGGTCCATGGGTTGACGAAGTCGTATTCTCTGTGGAAACAGATGAAGCGAAGACCGTGGATATGTTGCTTAAAAACGAGATACAAGTGTACTTTAGGGATATAAGGGATCCAGAGTTGTTCAAGAAGATAAAGGCTTCACCGGATCTCTGGTACGTTACATCTTATGGATTATACTTTGAATTGACATTTAACCCTGTGGGGCCAGAGTTTCCTGCAACTGGTAAATTGAATCCTTTCTCTGTCCCGCAGATAAGGGAAGCGATGAACTACCTAGTTGATAGAAAATATATCTGTGATGAGATAATGGCCGGAATGGGCGTGCCGAGATACACGACCCTGACGCCAGCCTTCCCAGACTATGCGAGATACGCAGACGTAGTCAAGGAGATCGAGAGGGAGTACAGTTACAATTTTGAGAAGGCTAGGGAGATAATTACTGAGGAGATGATTAAGCTCGGCGCCCAGCTCGTTGGCGGAAAATGGCATTATAAGGATGAGCCGGTTACAATAATATTCATTATTAGGGTTGAAGACCAGAGGAGAGCAATAGGCGATTATGTGGCCTCGCAGCTTGAGAAGCTGGGTTTCACAGTTGACAGGCAATATAAGACCAGTAGGGAGGCAGCGCCCATATGGATTAGAGGCAACCCAGCGGATGGAAAATGGCACGTCTATACGGGTGGATGGATAACAACCCTTGTCTCTAGGGACGAAGCGGATAACTTTGGCTTCTTCTATACGCCGAGGGCTGGTTTAGGGCCCCTATGGAGCGCTTATAAGCCAGCACCAGAATTCGACTACGTAGCTGGTAGATTATGGACTAGAGACTATAGAACCATTGAAGAAAGAGACGATCTCATGAGGAAAGCCCTAACGCTTTCAATGAAGGATTCCGTGAGAGTGTGGCTGGTTAGTCAGACAGCTCCTTGGCCAGCTAGAAAAGAGGTATCGCTAACGTATGACTTGGCAGCAGGTTTCTCTGGCGCAAGGTTATGGCCATACACTATTAGATACATTGATAAGGTTGGCGGCACGGTTAGAATAATGTCTACAGATCTACTCGTAGACCCTATAAATCCTGTTAGTGGAAGCGACTGGATATATGATGCCATGTTCTATAGGGCTTTATCTGACCCAGCCGTTATGCCAGACCCGTTCACCGGACTCTACTGGCCACAGAGGGTTAAAAAAGCAGAGGTCTATGTCGAAAAAGGATTGCCTGTGGACGTCACCCTAGACTGGGTGTCTCTAAAATTTGTTGACGAAATAGCGGTGCCAACGGACGCATGGTATGATTGGAACCCGGAGAAGCAGGAGATAGTTTATGCTCCTTCAGGAACAAAAGCCAAAACGAAGACCGTAGTCTACTACGACGATAACTTATTTAACATAAAGTTCCATGATGGCAGTAAACTCTCGCTGGCAGACTTTGTGTTCGCCTATATATTGACTTTTGATAGAGCTAAGTCTGAAAGCCCGGTTTACGATGAATCATATGTTCCCACATTTGAGGCTTTTAGAGAGTACTTTAAGGGCTTTAAGATATTGAGCACTAATCCATTGGTCATAGAATACTATTCGGATCAACTGTACCTTGACGCTGAGTGGATAGCGTGGGCTGCTGCAACAGCATTCTACCCAGAGTACACGTATGGCCCGGCCCCATGGCATATGGTTGCCATCGGCTGGCTTGCTGAGGCGGATAATAAGCTGGCATTCTCAGCCGATAAGGCTGAGAGCCTTAAAGTTGAGTGGATGAGCTATATTGCTGGTCCATCAATACCAATACTTGCCGAATCCTTAGACAAAGCCATTTCAGAGAAATTCATACCCTACAAGAACGTGCTAGGCAAATATGTTAGCGAGGCAGAAGCTCTAGAAAGATATAATAACTTGAAGAGGTGGTATGAGGCGAAGGGCCACTTCCTCATCGGTCATGGGCCATTCTACCTAGATAGAGTCGACCCAACAGCTAGAATAGTGGTGTTGAAGGCTAACAGAGAATTCATAGACTCAGCCGACAAGTGGCTTAAATTCTCTAAGCCTATGATACCGGAGGTTAAAATTGCCGCTGCACCTAAAATTGTGCCTGGTCTCTCAGCGGAGATTAGGGTTTCAGTAACATTTGAGGGCAAACCATACGGTGCGGCAGATATGAGCTATGTCAAGTATATTGTTACCAGTCCAACAATAACGCTTATCGGCACCGCTGAACCGGTAGCGGACGGCGAATGGGTTATTAAACTTAAGCCGGAGGAGACGTCAATGTTGGCTGCCGGGGCGGCCAGCATAGATGTGATAGCTGTGTCTAAACTAGTTGGCATGCCAGTATCTGCGAGCGGGTCAGCTATCGTTATGAGTGAAACAGAATATCTTATGAGCGAGTTGGCGAAGGCTAAAGCCGACTACGAAATAAAGATGTCTGATCTAAAGTCTGGGCTGGAAGGCAAAATCAATGAGCTTAATGCGAGGATTGATGAGCTGAGAGGTATGGTGGGTGCAGCCACAACAGCCATGTACGTTGGCGTAATAGCCATAATACTCTCCGTAGTAGCGATAATACTACCAATGCTAAGAAAGAAGTAA
- a CDS encoding ABC transporter ATP-binding protein, whose translation MSTPLLMVENLKKYFEIKRGLFGRKLYLKAVDNVNLTLNRGEAVAVVGESGCGKTTLGKTILRLYEPTDGRIIFDGKDITHLKWKDLKWYRRETGLVQQDPFGALPPFMTVKRILEEPLIINGIESKKDKEERIYRALERVKLIPVEDFINKYPHMLSGGQQQRLVIARATILEPRMIVADEPVSMLDASVRIEILNLLQELQQKYSLSIIYITHDLSTTKYFSEKICIMYAAHIFEVAETREILVNPLHPYTKALLNVIPDPDPANRLIIRDVPVGEPPNLINPPTGCRFNPRCPNFMKGVCDVKEPPLIEASRGHYVKCWLYG comes from the coding sequence ATGAGCACACCATTATTGATGGTCGAAAACCTGAAAAAGTATTTTGAGATAAAAAGAGGTTTATTCGGCAGGAAACTCTATCTAAAGGCTGTCGATAATGTGAACCTAACATTAAATAGAGGGGAAGCTGTCGCGGTGGTCGGTGAGAGCGGCTGTGGAAAGACAACTCTCGGCAAAACAATACTTAGGCTGTATGAGCCAACCGATGGAAGAATAATATTTGATGGAAAAGATATAACTCATTTAAAGTGGAAAGATTTAAAGTGGTATAGACGTGAGACAGGCTTAGTCCAGCAGGATCCTTTTGGTGCGTTACCGCCATTCATGACCGTGAAGAGGATATTGGAGGAGCCGCTGATAATTAATGGAATAGAAAGTAAGAAGGATAAAGAAGAGAGAATTTATAGGGCCTTAGAGAGGGTTAAGCTGATACCAGTTGAAGACTTCATCAATAAGTATCCGCATATGTTGAGTGGGGGGCAGCAGCAGAGGCTGGTTATAGCCAGAGCTACAATCCTAGAGCCAAGGATGATAGTTGCCGATGAGCCCGTCTCCATGCTAGATGCATCAGTTAGAATAGAGATTTTAAATCTGCTCCAAGAATTGCAGCAGAAATATAGTCTGAGCATAATATATATAACACACGACCTTTCCACCACAAAATACTTCTCGGAGAAAATTTGTATAATGTATGCAGCCCATATTTTTGAGGTTGCTGAAACAAGGGAAATATTGGTCAACCCGTTACATCCGTATACTAAAGCTTTACTGAACGTTATACCGGATCCTGACCCGGCAAACCGCCTTATAATTAGAGATGTGCCGGTGGGTGAACCACCCAACCTAATAAATCCGCCGACAGGCTGCCGCTTTAATCCAAGATGCCCAAACTTCATGAAAGGGGTATGTGACGTTAAGGAGCCCCCATTAATAGAAGCCAGTAGAGGGCATTATGTGAAGTGTTGGCTTTATGGTTAA
- a CDS encoding Lrp/AsnC family transcriptional regulator — translation MVDNTDLAILKILQKDASVSFTEIAHQLKVSESTVRKRVEKMRQEGVIKRFTVIVEPSKIGFNVIAIVGIDVEPSKILEVSQKLCELPETRYVATSTGDHMIMVEVWAKDTRDLMRIISERIGAIDGVKRVCPSIISEKLKE, via the coding sequence ATGGTGGATAATACTGATTTAGCAATCCTAAAGATCTTGCAGAAAGATGCTAGCGTATCTTTCACTGAGATTGCTCATCAGCTTAAGGTAAGTGAGTCCACTGTTAGAAAGAGAGTGGAGAAGATGAGGCAGGAAGGTGTTATAAAGAGGTTCACGGTTATAGTTGAGCCCTCTAAGATAGGTTTTAACGTTATTGCGATAGTTGGCATAGACGTTGAGCCTTCAAAGATTCTAGAGGTGTCCCAGAAGCTATGTGAGCTGCCCGAGACAAGATATGTGGCTACTTCCACAGGAGACCACATGATTATGGTTGAGGTGTGGGCTAAAGATACAAGGGATTTAATGAGAATAATATCGGAGCGAATAGGCGCAATAGACGGCGTTAAAAGAGTTTGCCCCTCAATAATATCGGAGAAACTTAAAGAATAG
- a CDS encoding adenylyl-sulfate kinase yields MFNSGWCVWVTGLPGSGKSTVAHLLADKLKAMGVHAYVLSSDALRRVITPNPKYTEEERDIVYGALVYIAKILTENGVNVIIDATGNRRRYRDNARRQIPSFMEAYLRCPLEVCIERESKRKADAYGAPREVYAKAFKGESKTVPGLGAPYEEPLDPEVTVDSDKISPEECAEKILETIMKRFMR; encoded by the coding sequence ATGTTTAACAGTGGCTGGTGCGTTTGGGTTACCGGTTTGCCCGGCAGCGGCAAGTCCACTGTCGCACATCTATTGGCCGATAAGCTTAAGGCAATGGGCGTACACGCTTATGTTCTTTCTTCGGATGCTCTACGTAGGGTTATAACGCCTAACCCCAAATACACTGAGGAGGAACGCGACATTGTTTACGGCGCGCTCGTCTACATCGCTAAGATTCTAACGGAGAACGGTGTGAACGTTATTATTGATGCTACTGGCAATAGGCGTAGGTACCGCGATAACGCTAGGCGCCAGATACCATCATTTATGGAAGCCTACTTAAGATGCCCCCTAGAGGTCTGCATTGAGAGGGAGTCTAAGCGTAAAGCGGACGCCTATGGAGCGCCTAGAGAGGTTTACGCTAAAGCCTTTAAGGGCGAGAGCAAAACTGTTCCGGGGTTAGGGGCACCATATGAGGAGCCGTTAGACCCGGAGGTCACGGTTGACTCGGATAAGATCAGCCCAGAGGAATGCGCCGAGAAAATATTAGAGACCATTATGAAAAGGTTTATGAGATGA
- a CDS encoding ferritin-like domain-containing protein, producing MASKELLDLLNDAIARELQVSIQYIWQHVQWSGVKGFAVQEELKKIAITEMKHAEAIAERLVYLGGTPTTKPSEIFVGKTLKEMIERDVKDEENAIKLYKIIIEKARKENDVTTAVLFEGILKDEEEHHDFFTTLLEEI from the coding sequence TTGGCTTCCAAAGAACTTCTGGATTTATTGAATGATGCTATAGCGCGCGAACTTCAGGTATCCATACAATACATATGGCAGCACGTCCAGTGGAGCGGCGTTAAGGGCTTCGCCGTCCAAGAGGAGTTGAAGAAGATAGCCATAACCGAGATGAAGCATGCTGAAGCTATAGCGGAAAGGCTTGTCTATTTAGGCGGCACCCCAACAACTAAGCCTTCAGAAATATTTGTGGGGAAGACGCTGAAAGAGATGATTGAGCGGGACGTGAAAGACGAGGAGAACGCGATAAAACTCTATAAAATAATAATAGAGAAGGCTCGCAAAGAAAACGATGTAACAACGGCAGTTCTATTCGAAGGAATACTAAAGGATGAAGAAGAACACCACGACTTCTTCACAACACTCCTAGAAGAAATCTAA
- a CDS encoding thioredoxin domain-containing protein, which yields MASVLDVDAEDWEREVLQSDILTVVDFWHERCPWCIRLNPVFEEVAEEYRDRAKFVRFNVLKSPRNRDIAIRNGVMGTPTIAFYCSGRHISSIVGFVPKAHLKHVIEDIMERYRECVKQSTKLE from the coding sequence ATGGCGAGCGTGCTGGATGTTGATGCTGAGGACTGGGAAAGAGAGGTTTTACAGTCCGACATATTAACCGTTGTGGATTTCTGGCATGAGAGGTGCCCATGGTGCATTAGGCTGAACCCGGTCTTCGAGGAGGTTGCTGAGGAGTATAGGGATAGGGCAAAATTCGTGAGATTCAACGTGCTTAAGAGCCCTAGGAATAGGGATATAGCGATTAGAAACGGCGTTATGGGTACGCCCACAATCGCCTTCTACTGCAGCGGCAGACATATCAGCTCAATAGTCGGCTTTGTTCCAAAAGCCCACCTAAAACATGTTATTGAGGATATAATGGAGCGCTATAGAGAATGCGTCAAACAAAGCACGAAACTAGAGTAA
- a CDS encoding ABC transporter permease, with product MFTRVAKYILKRAVTLLVTVVIAVYVTIWIANMGGYVDEIIKSDILLSVSQSVRQNPLYRGLNETQIMKIINEIYDNELKKIGFDKPFIYRSFIYLRDAITLSLGRALFLSSDSGSKNVRIIILERLPNTVLLFTTTQMILFFIGLFLGLFLSRRYGSFLDRLSVLLAPLSSLPGWFYGIFLILIFASFLRLLPYGGMVDIPPPTDRLAYALSVLKHMILPVLSWLIAYSFINVYVRRTFFLMFSSEDYVEFAKAKGLPDSLIQRRYILRPTLPPIITDFSLTLIGSWMGAIITERVFNWPGIGSLFYAASVIFDTPVLVGLVVIYAYLLAATVFVLEFVYVLLDPRIRAGGT from the coding sequence ATGTTTACAAGAGTAGCGAAGTATATATTGAAGCGCGCTGTCACGCTTTTAGTGACTGTAGTTATTGCAGTCTATGTAACAATTTGGATTGCAAACATGGGCGGATACGTCGATGAAATAATTAAGAGCGATATACTCCTCTCAGTTTCGCAGAGCGTTCGGCAAAACCCTCTGTATAGGGGATTAAATGAGACCCAAATAATGAAAATAATAAATGAAATTTATGATAATGAGCTGAAGAAAATAGGTTTTGACAAACCGTTCATATATAGAAGCTTCATTTATTTGAGGGATGCCATAACTCTCAGTCTTGGAAGAGCACTATTCTTAAGCAGCGACAGCGGGTCGAAGAATGTCCGGATAATAATTCTTGAAAGGCTGCCAAACACCGTTCTCCTATTTACAACAACGCAGATGATACTATTCTTTATAGGATTGTTTCTCGGGCTATTCCTCTCAAGGAGATATGGAAGTTTTCTGGATAGGCTCTCAGTCTTACTTGCCCCCCTCTCATCCCTACCCGGGTGGTTTTACGGAATATTCCTCATATTAATTTTTGCCTCATTCCTAAGGCTATTGCCATATGGGGGAATGGTTGATATCCCGCCGCCGACGGATAGATTGGCTTACGCTTTAAGCGTCCTAAAACATATGATTCTACCGGTCTTATCTTGGCTAATAGCTTACTCGTTCATAAACGTCTATGTGAGGAGAACATTCTTCCTAATGTTTTCAAGCGAGGATTATGTGGAGTTTGCAAAGGCTAAGGGTTTACCGGACTCCCTAATACAGAGGAGATATATACTTAGACCAACACTACCACCAATAATAACAGACTTCTCATTAACATTGATCGGCTCATGGATGGGAGCAATAATAACCGAGAGGGTGTTCAACTGGCCTGGGATAGGAAGCCTATTCTACGCGGCATCCGTGATATTTGATACACCTGTACTCGTAGGGCTCGTAGTCATTTACGCTTACCTCCTCGCAGCAACGGTGTTCGTTCTTGAATTCGTTTATGTGCTCTTAGATCCGAGGATCAGGGCTGGAGGGACATAA
- a CDS encoding phosphotransferase has product MEIALSGLESLRKYFREVYGPKADVLRVLEMASGKEKSGEELKGFGYGVPYLIEISVNDEVKRVVLETIRPGGFGHEHFSDRAQILLWQYSAFNNLPKHVRSIDVGAFTAGGALKSLGDCREFFILTEFVEGKPYYLDLEAIKSRGELTSLDVERCLALSDYLVEVHSVKGAGLEPLYVRRVRDLVGHGECIMGLIDSYPPGLDYAGEKTLMEIERKCVDWRWRLKKKAYRCARVHGDFHPWNILFREGTDFTALDRSRGEWGEPADDLAAMTINYLFYSLQAYGEIKDPFKRLFDLFWENYLNKTGDEEILTVVQPYYAWRGLVIASPIWYPNLARETRMKIFGFIRDILEIEKVDVKNINLLFP; this is encoded by the coding sequence ATGGAGATAGCCTTATCGGGCTTAGAGAGTTTAAGAAAGTATTTTCGTGAGGTTTATGGGCCTAAGGCTGATGTTCTGAGGGTTTTAGAGATGGCTTCCGGAAAGGAGAAAAGCGGCGAGGAGCTTAAGGGGTTCGGCTACGGCGTCCCATATTTAATTGAGATCTCAGTTAACGATGAGGTTAAGAGGGTTGTTTTGGAGACTATTAGGCCGGGCGGCTTCGGACACGAGCATTTTTCGGATAGAGCCCAGATACTTTTATGGCAGTACTCAGCCTTCAACAACCTACCAAAGCATGTGAGATCCATTGATGTTGGCGCGTTCACGGCGGGCGGAGCGCTAAAATCGCTTGGAGACTGCAGGGAGTTCTTCATATTGACGGAGTTTGTTGAGGGTAAACCCTACTATCTAGATTTAGAGGCGATAAAATCTAGGGGTGAATTAACAAGCCTAGACGTTGAGCGTTGCCTGGCTTTATCAGACTACCTCGTTGAAGTTCACTCGGTTAAGGGTGCTGGGCTGGAACCGCTTTATGTTAGGCGTGTTAGGGATCTTGTTGGGCATGGGGAATGCATAATGGGCTTAATAGACAGCTATCCGCCGGGGCTGGATTACGCTGGCGAGAAGACGTTGATGGAGATTGAGCGTAAATGCGTCGATTGGCGCTGGAGGCTGAAGAAGAAGGCCTATAGGTGCGCTAGGGTTCACGGAGACTTCCACCCATGGAACATATTGTTCCGCGAGGGTACAGACTTCACAGCCTTAGACCGCAGTCGCGGCGAGTGGGGTGAACCGGCAGACGACTTAGCAGCCATGACGATAAACTATCTATTCTACTCGTTGCAGGCATACGGCGAAATAAAAGACCCGTTTAAGAGGCTGTTCGATCTATTCTGGGAAAACTACTTGAACAAGACTGGGGACGAAGAAATCCTAACAGTTGTACAACCATACTATGCGTGGAGAGGCTTAGTAATAGCGTCACCAATATGGTATCCAAACCTAGCAAGGGAGACGAGGATGAAAATATTCGGGTTCATAAGAGACATCTTGGAAATCGAAAAGGTTGACGTGAAAAATATAAATCTCTTGTTTCCCTAA